The nucleotide sequence gaggcgagaccaatgagccagagctacaCCTCTGTGGGGagaaaacctgactccaataactaataattaaatatatgctTCGATAGCTATGAAAGACCAACACTTTTttcagaaaaagtggaaaacaaaataaagcaatggaaaaactgatcccaagaacaagtgtcctatggatcttagtgaaactgtatttctgatataaatggagtcaaattaacttacacaaaattggggggttacatgctaaaagattaatacatactttacataaaatacattacataaaagattaatacattattctgatgctggttcttcaccagagtaagtaaaatatgaaagtaaataaggtttaatatataatattaattggaggtaaatgctcctcaatatactactgaaatgttgaacagtatcagtaaatcaatgggttagtataattgatctcTTTTAGAAATCACTACTGTAATtacagagttattgctacagataaaaaagggacagcttagctgtaaatctagtgaggtgtaatcagttgctacgctccaccgacgacgtgttgcatagggcaaattgttgcacaGAACggtgggaagcctagcacctcggttggcgtcgccttggtactgaaaggcaattacattgtagaaatcttctacataataagtaactacaaataaatcctaaatcatgaggataactaggaaatttcagccaatatctgtgcaatttatattcaagcactgtaaatttcttctttagagaaataataaaaataatcatcGATTCAGATTGTATAACTACTCAAGACACGAACGGGATTTATTTGTTTGTtctacggcctaacgacaactagcctaaatgttaattgtggccacataataacaaaaaggtaaacctagctgccgagccaCGTGTCCGTTGATGTAGAGACTTGAGCAGTTCCTCGTCCTTCAGCTGTTGCTTGAAAGGCGCTGACTTTGGAATTGCTCATATGCAGTCGAGGACACGGCTATTgtgccagataacgtggcaccgctctactggtcgttGGAACAAAATAAATGGgatcaaaacgtagctctgctacacgctgtcaatggcgtccacgtcgtgctctctcgttcttttgtctagtgacgctctcccgtcttcctcctcttccttattgcgcatgcgcggctctcgatagacatctcgagcgtaaatggatatgtatatatcgcaattgactaaggGAACGAAGAGATAatgacgagtattaatatcacattaaattcttctgtgataaaatagaatttctcgtAACATAAATTGACTTATTAAAGTTGTACTGCcaatcgaggaaattaaagtaaaatcatttacattaaagtaatttcctctagaatgtttaatattaattaaataagggagttccagtaagtagtagtatactacgagattaaacttattagtaagtaactatatttagtaaaggaaatgataaactggactcgattataaatccaactaaatgtggagagaattcatgttactgcctgtcgttcctcacgtcgtcactctgactaggaagaatctggcaatatgtctaAATAAATCACGATAATGAtaaaatctacaagttagtaattttagtaactacttgtggttaatacaaaggttgcataaaatacaaagaCGTATAAAaaccgttggttatttccaacataactccggggagaGAAAACCCGGGTCGTAGTTCAGGTATTAGTACTAACGTACACCTGTTTCTCTATCCTGAAGTTATATTCATGGGTTAGTAGGTTAGTACGCACCTAACGAATGTCCCGAATCTGTGGTAGATGACTAAGTCAACATGGGgacgtaaataaacattgaaaATTATTGATTAATTCCTTTGTAAGAGACAGAAGGATATTAACaaaaaataaattatgaataattgATTCATTTAAGATTAAGGAGACCTCATCAATACAGTGAGGCTACTGTCCAGGGTCACTATGAATCGTAACTAATTACTGGACATCAACTCATCACTGCATCAGCGTGGTCAACTCAAGTTTAAATGATAAAGTTATCTACTCTTGAATAGAATTAAAATATTGTTTAAGTTTCTGTTTGCAGTTCTGAGCAGCGACTCTTGATGGTCTTGTGCTCGGTTGAGTAGAATCATTGTTCTCTGAAACTTGGGTTACAGGTATATCTGTAGAACACTCGTGTTCTGCTAactctaaaggtactaatttttCAAGTGTTTTCAAGGTAGTAGTTCCTCGACACTGAACTTTAACAATTCGTAATACACCATGGCGGTCAGGATGGATGTcaacaattttacctataggccaatctgacctgggtccatcactgtctacTAGGAACAGATCAcctggtttaagttgaactttattGTATGGGCTTGCAGCTCCATAATGATATTCTCTTAAAGCAGTTAAATATTCACGTGTCCAGACCTCATTCCACTTCTCTATTACTCTTGAAAGGTGTCTATAACTCTCCACCAAGTCACTTGCTTTGACACACGAAGGGTCAGCTGGATCCGCGTCTCCTAGAGATATTAGAGGGCTCAGAAGACCACCATGAATCAAATGAGAGGGGCTTAGGGGTTCTCTTTGGGAGAAATCATCTGTTTTGTAGGTTAGAGGTCTGTTGTTGACTCGTGCTTCAATTTCCACGACAAGGGTCTGTAACTCGGTGAGATTAATTTTCTGCCGGTGTAAGGTTTTTCTTAGGCATTTCTTAACAGTTCCCACCATTCTTTCGTAAAAACCGCCGTGCCATGGTGctcttggaggaataaatttccAATAGCATTGTCTCTGTTTGAGCACAGAgtgtacttctggatgattccatatttcTTGTAAGCACGCTTCTCCTGCCACGAAGTTAGATCCATTATCTGAGATCATTAATTTTGGGCAAGATCTTCGTGCAGCAAATCTGTGAaaggcttctgcactcatgtcagaagtgacttctaaatgtactccgcgtgtggtagcacacgtgaaaaggcaaatgtaggctttcactggaatcttgtccggtgtgcctgttaaaattagtgctcctgtatagtcgacacctgtggtttcaaagggacgaaggtggACGACTCGCTCCTTAGGTAGGGGCGGTGGCCCtagataaggacacactcgagcatcatatctcttgcagattacacaagacttgattaaagatttgacagtttggcgaccttggggaagccaaaaACGTTGTCTGGTTTCAGTAAgagtatctaatactccaccatgcaatgtattatgctcatggtaatgtaaaactatgagtttagtaatgatgtggtgacgtggaagAAGTATAGGATTCTTCGTATCTAAATTTATTTCTGTGTGTAGCAGACGTCTGCCGCATCTCAAAAATGTTATAGTTGTCTGAGTCAAgccagatgcccagagacttaCTCAACCTTTCTGGGAGATGTTCATATTCCTTCCCATAAGTCTCTTGTTGAGCTTGTTTGACCCAATATTTTGATGGAACAAGGAAATCGATACTTGATCCCCATCTTGTTGATGAAATCAAATACAATTTCTGTAACTCTTAGTAATTTGCTTAAATTGGAATAACGATGAGGATTGATAGCTAAAATTCGAAGGGGTTCTAGATCCACAACAGGggtagtgacattggtcacaatgaattGCGGCTTCAGttggggccactgaccactaactagccattggggtccattaaaccacatctcggTTTTAATTAATTGCGTTAAAGCCAAACCTCTGGataaatagtcagctggattgtccttggttgggacatgtcttaatttataaccagcagacaattctcgaatttcccttactcgattgctgacatagggagttttgttgttgttttttaccCACTGCaatactgcctcattgtctgaccacactactatttcaccaaggtgaacattactgagggttttgatcaggcaatgagccagtctTACACCTACTAATAAGGCAGTTAATTCCATTTAGGGTAGTGACCTCCTTTTAATCGGGGCTACCCTTGCCTTAGATGTAAGCAAAAATGATTGTTGAGTATTAACTAGAGAGGCTACTGAGCCATATACTATGCCTGAGGCATCGCAGAATACATGTAAATTTGTGGGTAAATTTAGTCCTAAGGTATTTCGGGGAAACTGTAGAATACTAAGTTTGTTGTAATCAGGAATCAACTGCTGCCATTTTTCTTGGATATCCTCCGGCAACGTTTCATCCCACCTCAAATtcctttgccagcactcctgcataaggagtttacccttaattagaataggactgagtaggcctaaagggtcaaatagcTTGCTGACATGGGAGAGTAGTTTTCTCATGGCTAGAGGTGAATGATTGAAATCCACCGACTTGATATCCAATTTGTCTGTGGAAGTATTCCACTCCATACCTAAGACTTTCAATTTGTGAGGTACCTTATAATCAGGGAATTCTTCCTCGATTATTTGGTGGAGTTGTTTATTATTGGAGGCCCACGACTGTAGGGGCATGTTAGCTCCCAACAGTTCacgattagcctcatggtagatttccagTAGTTTATTCTCATCATTAGTGGTTCCTTAAAAATTGTCAACATATAAATTGTTGCTAATCTCAGTCCTGTAGGGGCTATTAGACTTCTTAAGATGTGTATCCAGAGTAGCCTGGAGTAAGAATGGTGAAGATATCGCTCCAAACAGTACTGAGAGAAATCTATAAGTAATGATTTCACTATTAGGATCATGTGGATCTTTCACCCAgagaaatttagtaaaatcacgatccgtctcttgtaagcctactcttaaAAAGGCCTTACTAATGTCGGTCGTATAGGCGAAAACACCAGAGCGAAATCGTAATAAGGCATCTTGTAgtctttgggttaggctaggtccagTTTGTAGACAATCATTTTGTGACACACTGTCTGCCTTTAATTTGGCACTACAATTAAGTACAATCCTGATTGGTGTTGTAACTGAATCTTTCAGGACAGCATGATGTGGCAAATAATGGCCACATCATGGTTGCTTCCGTAGCCTAGCTAATTGAGAATTTAATTGAGTTGAGGCcatgaaataatttactggaagctgTGGGTGGTTCAGCTTCCATGGGAGTCTCACCCAATATTGATTATCTTGGAAAATCACAGTAACAAGATATTGTTGATACGTCCATGTGTCATCTGGACTGGGTTGATCAGGGACTATGTCTAAGGTATCCATATCCCATAATTTGTGAACAGGGGGATTGGACTCATCATCCTCGGTTTCGTCTCTGTCATGTAGTGGTGACTGCTCtaggcctagtcacgccactattgaattagTTGGTTGATTACTAGTAGATTTAGAATGTTGTTGGATCAACACCGGTCCTGTGAGTAGTTTACCCACAGCTGACAGTAACAAGTTTACACCTCGTTGCCTGGTGCATCCAGTAATAAATCTATAATAAAAGTCAGCTCCAATAAGAATACCTACATCGTTGAGACAGTctgtatttattttatgatctGCTAGCCTAATACCACTGCGTTTAAGAAATTTGACTGTTTGAGCAAGACCTGTAACATGTAAATCTGAGGGGATCTTGTCAACGACTATGGCTTGAATTGGGCTGGTGCAGCCTCCTAAACGTACCAAGACCTTAACAACCTGGTAGTCACGAGGTTCACTATTGGTTAGGAATCCAGAGATATTCAAATACACTCGAGCAATAGGCTTCAGTTTCAACTGATCAACTAGCTGTTGAGAAATAAAAGTTTTCTGAGAACCTTCGTCAAAGAGACCACGAGTGGAAATTTTAGATCCCTTAGtaattaattttaattgagcTGTTGGTAACGTAGTTGTGTTATTCGACTCTGTTGCAAGTACACTTATGTCTTGATGCACCTTGCAATACTGTACAGAAGTAGAATTTGTAGTCTTCTTATGAGGATTGGTTGATCTTGATtgatcactaccacacaaggaaTAATGGTGTCTACCCTTGTGGCACTTGTTGCACATACGTAAGGAGACAGTACAGCTATTGGGGTCATGAGGACCCGTGCACCttgtgcatctgtgtaattcttgcaaACGATGAATTCGGGTGTTATGGTCTGGATAAGTACTACACTTATAAGTAAGATGTTcattattgcagaacaaacactTCTTCACTGTAGGAGTGGTGCTCACTACAGAGTTTATAGGGTTCACTgtgtatgtacctacatttccagatATCCATTTCGGAGATGATTTATTGAAATCTGGTTTTACTACAGTAGTTGCAGTACGTTGGGGTTTATGATgagagttagtagagaagtttgaaacactcttcccttcttggttggctctttgtctttcaactagggtatgtaaaccttctgtaatttcattcatggtcagagaggttttattgtacatagtacacaatttatctaaagtttctcttggtaatttgcgccttacaactacttttgtcatccattcagcagtctgaatttggactttaaggcttaaggccttgagtaaagattctaactctagtctgaaagtttggagagaatctgtagaattattagcagatcGTAAATCCAGTAATTTTTGAACTAAGATAGTAATAGTCCTTTCTTTGTTATCGTAGTTGCTcttaagcaattgaacagctaggtcgtaaccatcactggtcagtgttatgttagatattatcttcaaggcttcatttcgtaacaagccttgtaaataagtgaacttggttgtttgagggatgttagttttagagtctactgcatccacgaatttactccagaaatcatcccaactctcattctcgttaccagagaatgtgggtatattgatctgaggtaatttgacatcaggatctggatgtgcagtagaggctgttgctaattaatttgtttttagcaatttgctttttaAAGGGTTGAAGTTTAACCTGTATATCATCTTCGTACTTGGCTAAATTATTGACAATGTCCTCAAGTTTAGTTTCACCTATTGAGGTTTGGTAAAGTTCTGTCAAGTACATATTCATATGTTGTTTAATATGCTCGAATTTACcttcagcaacttgaagtaaGTCCTCTAATTCaatgtagtcaacaggtgactgttgtgacagattttgacacttggtaatctgtcgggtcaaatgacctttcagaccgataagggtccttttcattttaaCAGCCGCTTCCATCTTGCTGGGTAAAGGCTGGTCTGAtagtaaatagttgttactgatGTAACTGGGATATTGGCTTATTCAATAGAGTTCAATATCAATATATTAGCCTAATGTATTTGAATCGACTAtactacctcatttagaggttaatttacctacctaacaatagatAGCTAATATTTTCAGTAGTACTCGAATGCCACTATTGGATTttcgtccggctagctcatcAATTATCACCATTCGATCCAACAGTGAACATTCGGCagtactcaaaaaaaaaaaaatacacgaaATAATATGTTAAAAGCACAAAAAGGGTTTTGGCGATCCCAACCCAAATCAGGGTCAGCACAAtctaaataatatgtatgtacaCCAGTACTGTCTAGTACAGTACTCGCTAAATAATTCCTACCTAGGAATGACTAAATGGTTTAGGCTGTATTTGTACAAACATTAGTACAATTACAGTCTAATTATCCTACTTCATCAAAGTTTGGAATATATGCAATGGTGTagtaatatagatatatagtgctatgtttttgggaTTTTTTCTTTTGATATATATGTTTGTGCTTAGAAATACAAgtaaaattataaatatataacactaagGCTTCTTTATACATAAAGTATTAATAGAAATGTTGATATTAATTAATGAGTTTTAGGCTGTAATAtgggcagtctgctgacagccgtaaataATGAAATATATTGGTACATAACCTAATAATGTTAACACACTAGTTGGTGTTAGTAAATGGTTAATTAATAATGATTGAGGATAGCTTGATTTTCagctatctaggttcgaaggaccaaaattGTCCGAGAACCTGTATATTTAGCATTGATTATGATTCATCCGGTCCGAAGTGACCAAAATTTTGTaggggaaaacctgactccaataacgaataattaaatatatgcttcgatagctatgaaggaccaccaccttttgaaaaaaagtggaaaacaaaataaagcaatggaaaaactgatcccaagaaaTAGTGTCCtttggatcttagtgaaactgtatttctgatataaatggagtcaaattaacttacacaaaattggggggttacatgctaaaagattaatacatacctagcattattctggtgctggttcttcaccagagtaagtaaaatatgaaagtaaataaggtttaatatataatattaattggaggtaaatgctcctcaatatactactgaaatgttgaacagtatcagtaaatcaatgggttagtataattgatctcTTTTAGAAATCACTACTGTAATTAtagagttattgctacagataaaaaagggagagcttagctgtaaatctagtgaagtgtaatcagttgctacgttccaccgacgacgtgttgcatagggcaaattgtt is from Procambarus clarkii isolate CNS0578487 chromosome 54, FALCON_Pclarkii_2.0, whole genome shotgun sequence and encodes:
- the LOC138352793 gene encoding uncharacterized protein, translated to MSAEAFHRFAARRSCPKLMISDNGSNFVAGEACLQEIWNHPEVHSVLKQRQCYWKFIPPRAPWHGGFYERMVGTVKKCLRKTLHRQKINLTELQTLVVEIEARVNNRPLTYKTDDFSQREPLSPSHLIHGGLLSPLISLGDADPADPSCVKASDLVESYRHLSRVIEKWNEVWTREYLTALREYHYGAASPYNKVQLKPGDLFLVDSDGPRSDWPIGKIVDIHPDRHGVLRIVKVQCRGTTTLKTLEKLVPLELAEHECSTDIPVTQVSENNDSTQPSTRPSRVAAQNCKQKLKQYFNSIQE